One window of Nostoc sp. C052 genomic DNA carries:
- a CDS encoding response regulator, protein MNIPVMETGVILIVDDNPNNLEVLSETLMDTGWEILIAVNGEGAIAQAEYACPDIILLDVMMPGIDGFTACHRLKSNPVTCDIPIIFMTALSETVDKVKGLSLGAVDYITKPFEHEEVLARIKTHLKIRNLTKQLQSHNQQLKQEIADRLAVETKLQKLTQELEQRVEERTLQLSQALDNFQQAQVRLVQQEKMSTLGELVAGIAHEINNPVNFILGNLNHASEYTQNFIELFQLYQKYYPNPEVEIQQKIDEIDIDFLMQDSPQIMSSMYKGTKRLAQMIHSLRHFSRRDDSAVQLIDIHEGIDSTLLILQYRLKANSERSEIQIIKDYGTLPSVECFPGPLNQVFMNLLANAIDAIEESLLTKSNYVANLPQIAANDVNLLSVEDNGKITIRTTLHQQSSVVVIKIADNGIGMTEEVKQRLSEPMFTTKSIGKGTGLGLSISRQIIEEKHGGTLSFVSEPRQGTEFCIEIPLLSQKA, encoded by the coding sequence ATGAATATACCTGTTATGGAGACAGGGGTAATTTTGATTGTGGATGATAATCCCAATAATTTGGAAGTACTATCTGAAACATTAATGGATACAGGGTGGGAGATATTGATTGCTGTGAATGGTGAAGGAGCGATCGCTCAAGCTGAATACGCTTGTCCTGATATCATACTTTTAGATGTAATGATGCCTGGAATTGACGGATTTACAGCCTGTCACCGTTTAAAGTCAAATCCTGTAACCTGTGATATCCCCATAATTTTTATGACAGCTCTCTCTGAAACTGTCGATAAAGTAAAGGGTTTGAGTTTGGGAGCAGTAGATTACATTACTAAACCGTTTGAGCATGAAGAAGTACTGGCTCGTATCAAGACACATCTAAAAATTCGTAATCTAACTAAGCAACTCCAAAGTCATAATCAGCAACTTAAACAAGAAATAGCCGACCGTCTTGCAGTCGAAACCAAGTTACAAAAGCTGACTCAAGAGTTAGAGCAAAGGGTAGAAGAACGTACTTTGCAACTATCTCAAGCACTTGATAATTTTCAGCAAGCTCAAGTTCGTCTGGTACAACAAGAAAAGATGTCTACCCTTGGTGAGTTGGTCGCTGGAATTGCCCATGAAATTAACAATCCAGTCAACTTCATTTTAGGAAATCTTAATCATGCCTCTGAATACACCCAAAATTTTATTGAGCTGTTTCAACTTTATCAAAAATATTATCCCAATCCTGAAGTAGAAATTCAGCAAAAAATAGATGAGATTGATATTGATTTTTTAATGCAAGATTCTCCGCAAATTATGTCGTCTATGTACAAAGGAACAAAGCGCCTAGCACAGATGATTCATTCTCTTAGGCATTTTTCACGTCGGGATGATTCAGCAGTACAACTTATAGATATTCATGAAGGTATTGACAGCACACTATTGATTTTACAATATCGCTTAAAAGCTAACTCAGAACGTTCCGAAATTCAGATTATTAAAGATTATGGAACTTTGCCATCTGTAGAATGTTTCCCAGGTCCACTGAATCAAGTTTTCATGAATCTCCTTGCTAATGCAATAGACGCTATAGAGGAGTCATTGCTAACTAAGAGCAACTATGTTGCAAACCTTCCCCAAATTGCAGCAAATGACGTTAATTTGTTATCGGTAGAAGATAACGGAAAAATCACGATTCGCACTACTCTACATCAACAAAGTTCAGTTGTAGTAATTAAAATTGCTGATAATGGCATCGGTATGACAGAAGAAGTCAAACAACGGTTATCTGAACCAATGTTTACTACCAAATCGATAGGAAAGGGTACAGGGTTGGGTTTATCTATAAGTCGGCAAATTATTGAGGAGAAACATGGTGGGACTCTCTCTTTTGTATCTGAGCCGAGGCAAGGGACAGAATTTTGTATTGAAATTCCTTTACTAAGTCAAAAAGCATAA